TGCCATGCGCGCGCCCTTCGTCCGTGATGCATCTACCTCCACTGCCAAGCAAGCATATGCAACGATCGTTGTGGGATGCAAGGATACTAATTTGGAATCAAGTTTGTGAAAATATAACGTTCCATAATGGAATCCGTGGAGCACTTGTAAGTCCAGTTAAATAGTCAATTTCGTGTTAGCTCAACAGCACGTTCTTCAATCATTGCAGCCTGCATCGCCCAGAAAGGGAGATGCATCTTGGTTACACATCATTCGTAGAGCACGACAAGAAATACCAAATTTACTAAAGCACGATGTAATCACATACTACTAAAAACCTATCACTGTGAATCCTTCAGGCAAATCAAATAACAGGTACGATTAGAACAATGAGCGACAAAATTGGTAATAGCTTAAAGTTGAGTTCCTTTCAATTTCTTCAACCATGGAAACCGGACAAGATCAAGCAGCCTTACATCTGAGTTTGAACACCCGAAAATTTGTTTGCCATATTCACAGCCATGGGATGAAAGCAACCAATCCGACCACCAACTAGAAATTCTCCTAATACCATACCATCCGGGACTCTCCTGAAAACCAAGACACTAAATCCTACGAAACAAGAAACTCCTTCGTCTTTGTGATGCAAATGTAATCCATGGTGCGGGCGGTGGCAGCGAGGGAAAGGACAGGGCCTCAGTTgtcgtcgtcatcgacggtggacgccttggaggaagaggccttcttggggaggaggtgctGGTGGATGTTGGGCATCACACCGCCGCTGGCGATGGTGGCGCCGCCGAGCAACTTGGTCAGCTCCTCGTCATTGCGCACGGCGAGCTGGATGTGCCGCGGCACGATACGGGTCTTCTTGTTGTCCCTGGCGGCGTTTCCGGCCAGCTCCAGGACCTAGATATGGGGAAGGACGACCAGATTAGAACAAGCAGCAACCAATGCAATGAATACAAAGGAAAGCACATCGATTCTGCACCCGAGAAACCTTATCTTGACGAATTTGTACGCGAAAATAACTTCGGTTTCGACGCATTGCTATTAACAGACGGCACGGTTCTAAACAGATCTAAGAATAGCCCGATTTGTCGGAACCCACGACGGAACCGGATCAAGGAATAGAATACCGCGAGAACAGGGGCAAGGATGAGATCCGCGAGAAACGCACCTCAGCGGCGAGGTACTCAAGGACGGCGGCGAGGTAGACGGGGGCGCCGGCTCCGACGCGCTCGGCGTACTTGCCGGCCTTGAGGAACCTGGCGATCCTTCCCACGGGGAACTGCAGCCCAGCCTTGGAGCTCCGGGACGTCGCCTTCTTGGCCGCGCCGGTGCCGATTGCCTTCCCACGACCGGCCATCTCAGCAACCGAGGAGGGGAACGACGGGAGCCGCTACTGGGAGACGGAACGCGCGAGGGgacaggaggcggtggaggcgagAGGGACGCAGGTGGGAGGTTTCGCTCAGCGCGGGGGGAGAATATATAGGAGGGTGGGGACGGGGCGACAGCCAATGGGCGGCGATCACGCGGATCGCTGGTTTGGGCCGTCGGATGCGCGAGATTGGACGGTGGATGCGAGGGACGGAGCCGCGAGGGTTCGGATCCGGAAGCGGCGGGAGGGCGGGGGCATATGGGGCGGGGAAGGTTTTCGTTTTGGACTTTCCGCGGGAGTCCAGGTCTCTATGGGAATCGACGGAGTGGTCACGTGTTTTAATTTTCTATATGGCCCACTTGTCGGTGTTATTTCTTCTCCAGTAAAGATGCGGGCTTGGTCCACCAATAATGTAACTTTGCCTTAAAAAAACAATAATGTAACTCCCGACCTATGGAGCAGGAGTATGTACTTTTGCAACCACATGCATATGTCTGTGTATTAAGGCTaatcacaatgggcaagaacatagtctagtaacttagacacttccctagactatgttactatttTCACAGTGGGTAGGAatatctatgtagtgtcatgcaacaatGTATTTATTAGGCTAGTCACAATGGGCAAGAGCATAGTCTAGTAACTTagacacttccctagactatgttactatctcCACAGTGGGTAGGAATATCTATATAGTGTCATGCAacaatgtatttattaggttatagactcattgttttttggagtgtgtgatgttccggtaacttagctagttaccacaagcacctctctcttcattaaatatgtgacaCATAAgtaaagttgtattggagtgtgtgatgttactcctaagttcctccccattgtgaccagcaTAATGCTACGGAATGGACAATAAGACCTTTTTTTCCGAGATAATGTACAATGGAACTTCAAAACCTCGACATCTTTAAATTGCCGAGGTTTCATTAAGCAGGGTAAGGGCTACTACAAGTTCAGCTTATTCAAACAAAATATGAAGATTTAACACAAAACTCAAGTTTTATACCTGGTTTTACCTTTGTCGACTTTttaatcttcagagttgtgtttaattattttcagaagacctcgtttgaattcaatagtttttcGTAAAATAACCAGTATAAAAGgaatcaagcatggatcgatcattatgagaaaacCGAGTATAAAAATTAtgtatgataatttctcttgagagctaatGATTGGGCATTTGTACATAATGTACTTAAACCTTCCATAAACTTAAACGATACTTtctcttcacgaggccaaaaaatatACATATAATTCTGGttacgatgaaccagatgcataggataaaacttccggTGAAATTGCAATTTCAATCGGTTTCAATCGCATGttcaatatcatcacatagcatatatgATATACCATGCCAATGTCTTtacctccaaagataaagggaaaatctTTTTCTTAACTCCATCGTCGGATAAACCTGCAAACTTAAACAATCCATAAATTCCATCCACGTAgattaagtgcatatcaggatgtattgTTTCATCTCCTACATAaaaattagctagcagtttctctatcatacccgaaggaatctaataataaatattttcaatatgtgcagtaggttgagggcaACTCTTTGTGCCTCCGGTCGAGATGAAGATTTGCCACTATAATTTTGGGATTATACATTAGAGACAaatacattcactttaaatagggtatcATCTAAATCCATGATATGACACCATACgaaatatggtttggcaagaaacctatgttgacgtttcttaaagttttgggatgCGGTACTTATGcgtgataagctcgaatccaaagaggagaaatgcatcttcatataaTACCTTatatcacaaatctgaaggcaaaTTTTTGTTGTCAAGAATGGATTCTTTCCAGAGAaagagttttctctcgaaagaagtgagtgggagaaagataGAGCTTGATGAGGTTATCGAACCTTCACTTGAATCTGAAAGTAGCGCATCGCATAAAGGTGTTCCTATGATGCGTACACCAATTGAAGAGGAATCTAAAGAtgctgatcatgaaacttcggatcaagtcagtaccgaacctcgtaggtcgacaaggacatgTACTgccctgagtggtacggtaatcctgtcatggaagtcatgttgttataCAACAATGAGCCTACAAACTATCAGGAAGCAatgatgggcccggattctgacaagtggctagaagccatgaaatccgagataggatccatgtatgagaaccaagtgtggactttgatagacttACCTGATGAACGACAGGCCATCAAGAACAAAtaaatctttaagaagaagacaaatgctgatggtaatgtcactgtctataaagctcgactgaCCGCAAAGGGTTTTTGGCAAGTTCAatgagttaactacgatgagactttctcacccttaGCAATGgttaagtctgttagaattatgttagcaattactgcataTTTTATTAATGAAATCTCGCGGATGGATGCGAAAACCGCTTTCCTTAAGGAAAAgatatatatgatgcaacccaaaggttttgtggatcctaaggatgctaaaaaggtatgcaaactccaacgatccatctatggactggtgcaagcatctcggagttggaatatacgctttgatgaggtgatcaaagttttttgggtttatacgaagtttatgaagaaacttgtatttacaagagagtgagtgagaactctatagcatttctgataagtatgtgTGGATAACATATtattgatgttggggaacgttgcatgggaaataaaaaaattcctacgctcaccaagatcaatctaggatatgaacatctatgagaggagagattggatccaCATACCCTTTAGATCGCTAAGCCGAAGCGTTAAGAAACGTGGTTGTTGTAGTTGTAATTGCATCTAGTgcctcttagtgattttggtgtattgaagacttataggttaagggactaatgcgtttgtgagtgtacacaggtctataagtctatgaggagtttgatatttacagagaaaatcgacccctgaaaatgaagttcttcgactgaagactttgtattCCTGaatactttctgaagactttgaaagtgaagaaattggtgtaatcctgaagacttggtattcattcgaggaacatgaagcgtgaagactttttgtTTTCgcggtttctttttctctttcttgagtcataggaaacaccgtactattaaaggggtcgaggaaatactaaggaaaaatttccaagtgttgctcaactcaaatcctacacctaccaatcccttcgagtgaagccattggaaatctcatacagttcagtcgatttcttcagtgacagagacaaagttcttctgtctccgaggaatttgttctgactgaggagttaggaattcgccagcgcggattgcctacactgtgaggaacatgatagccctgaggaatttgatactcaaaattccgaccgttgttgtgctatgcgccagctgtcccaaaatatctacccacttaacggtcatatcattgaagggcatttatgtcttatcatgtcgggctgctccctaggctataaatagccaccccctacaaccactagctggttggctgctccgagagaaactgacacttgtcatttgagagcatcacatccttcgaggactttgagtgaaaatcatcaagtgaggaaaaccca
The window above is part of the Triticum aestivum cultivar Chinese Spring chromosome 2A, IWGSC CS RefSeq v2.1, whole genome shotgun sequence genome. Proteins encoded here:
- the LOC123188370 gene encoding histone H2A.4 translates to MAGRGKAIGTGAAKKATSRSSKAGLQFPVGRIARFLKAGKYAERVGAGAPVYLAAVLEYLAAEVLELAGNAARDNKKTRIVPRHIQLAVRNDEELTKLLGGATIASGGVMPNIHQHLLPKKASSSKASTVDDDDN